Proteins co-encoded in one Pseudorhizobium banfieldiae genomic window:
- a CDS encoding lysophospholipid acyltransferase family protein — translation MPDRLLLLFRNIIFYMAAMLLSVAFLLATPLIVLPLRVGWPVVKAYLHSILFLLKHICGLTFEVMGAPNMPAGPVLIAAAHQSTWENLFFQVIFDNPAILIKEEILRYPLVGAIVKKNAHIPAHRSGDVQAVKLSFEEARRQARAGRSILIFPSGTRSGTADMPPLRRGVCALYGRLELPCVPVAHNSGLYWQNKSWLRHPGRIIVEILEPIPAGLEKEVFLRQLTEQLVDGTDRLLHPADKPVLMPLLSPRARRIHAEMLPMEKAGRE, via the coding sequence GTGCCCGATCGTCTCCTGCTGCTTTTCAGAAACATCATCTTTTACATGGCAGCGATGCTGCTGTCGGTTGCGTTCCTGTTGGCAACGCCCTTGATCGTCTTGCCTCTGCGGGTGGGCTGGCCGGTCGTGAAGGCCTATCTTCACAGCATCCTGTTCCTCCTGAAGCATATTTGCGGCCTGACCTTCGAAGTCATGGGGGCGCCAAACATGCCCGCGGGGCCGGTCCTGATTGCGGCAGCGCATCAGTCGACCTGGGAGAACCTGTTTTTCCAAGTGATTTTCGACAATCCAGCCATCCTCATAAAGGAGGAAATCCTTCGCTATCCGCTTGTTGGTGCCATCGTTAAGAAAAACGCCCATATCCCCGCCCATCGCTCCGGCGATGTTCAGGCGGTGAAACTGTCTTTTGAGGAGGCCAGGCGTCAGGCGAGGGCCGGCAGAAGCATCCTGATCTTCCCGTCCGGAACGAGAAGCGGCACGGCCGATATGCCCCCTTTGCGCCGAGGTGTCTGCGCACTCTATGGCCGGCTCGAGCTCCCTTGCGTGCCCGTGGCCCACAACTCCGGGCTCTATTGGCAGAACAAGTCCTGGCTGCGGCATCCCGGGAGGATCATCGTCGAAATCCTCGAGCCGATCCCCGCCGGACTGGAGAAGGAGGTATTTCTGCGACAGCTTACTGAGCAGCTGGTGGATGGTACGGATCGCCTTCTCCATCCCGCAGACAAGCCGGTTCTGATGCCGCTCCTGTCGCCGCGCGCGAGACGCATTCACGCAGAGATGCTACCCATGGAAAAAGCCGGCAGAGAATAA
- a CDS encoding acyl carrier protein — protein sequence MMTESDIGTTSDLMQEVIDIVAAEAMIDRDKLSATARLDELDIQSADYVMILMAVEERFGVYISIDSGFTEAETVGDLVRAVAAKIAEGSGAGA from the coding sequence ATGATGACTGAATCGGATATTGGTACCACGTCGGACCTGATGCAGGAGGTAATCGACATCGTTGCAGCAGAGGCGATGATCGATCGCGACAAGCTCTCGGCCACGGCGCGCCTTGACGAACTAGATATCCAATCCGCCGACTACGTCATGATCCTAATGGCAGTGGAAGAGCGATTCGGCGTCTACATCTCCATCGACAGCGGGTTCACCGAGGCCGAAACGGTCGGTGATCTCGTTCGTGCCGTTGCGGCGAAAATCGCCGAAGGGTCCGGAGCTGGCGCGTGA
- a CDS encoding beta-ketoacyl-[acyl-carrier-protein] synthase family protein → MNRVVVTGMGAVSACGLGVDRLWEAAKNGISGVSPVNFLPSERQLVRQAATLSDEVVEDVWKGAKPRMQDRVTAIALAAAQEAVTQSALAADDFGADCGVVVGSGFGGAETTTRNMTDFIRDPGGRLDPMSIPKIMTNSPASWISMHFGTRGATMCISTACASATQSIGIAAQMIRQGMLSRCIAGGSEALIVPSVFRAWELLRVMTAGKCRPFSADRDGMVLGEGAGIVVLESLRSATDRGAEILAEVAGYGSTSDASDLLRPDPRGAHDSMVAAIRDAALDTSDIAYVNAHGTGTVANEVSESEALRNLFGNRLGDVLVSSTKPIHGHALGAAGAIEFIVTVKALRERLAPPTINFTSIDPKLGIDPVANIARAFDGAADACLSNSFAFGGINASLLVKRFAAPV, encoded by the coding sequence GTGAACCGTGTCGTCGTGACGGGCATGGGCGCGGTGTCCGCATGCGGGCTCGGCGTCGACCGACTCTGGGAGGCGGCAAAGAATGGAATATCGGGCGTCTCGCCTGTGAATTTCCTCCCGTCGGAGCGCCAACTTGTCAGGCAGGCTGCAACTCTGTCCGACGAGGTCGTCGAGGACGTGTGGAAGGGTGCCAAGCCTCGCATGCAGGATCGCGTCACTGCCATCGCCTTGGCGGCGGCGCAGGAGGCGGTGACGCAGTCCGCTCTTGCTGCCGATGATTTTGGCGCCGATTGCGGCGTCGTCGTGGGTTCGGGCTTTGGCGGCGCGGAAACGACCACCAGAAACATGACGGATTTCATCCGCGATCCGGGGGGGCGGCTGGATCCGATGAGCATTCCGAAGATCATGACGAATTCACCGGCGTCCTGGATTAGCATGCATTTCGGGACTCGCGGCGCGACGATGTGCATATCGACTGCCTGTGCATCGGCCACCCAGTCGATCGGCATTGCGGCGCAGATGATACGCCAGGGCATGCTCAGCCGCTGCATAGCCGGCGGCAGCGAGGCCTTGATCGTGCCGAGCGTATTTCGAGCGTGGGAACTACTGAGGGTGATGACGGCGGGCAAGTGTCGTCCCTTCTCCGCAGACCGGGACGGCATGGTGCTGGGCGAGGGGGCTGGGATCGTCGTGCTGGAATCGCTTCGTTCCGCCACGGACCGCGGTGCCGAAATACTGGCCGAAGTCGCCGGCTACGGTTCGACCAGCGATGCCAGCGACCTGTTGAGGCCCGACCCGCGAGGCGCGCACGACAGCATGGTGGCGGCGATAAGGGATGCGGCCCTCGACACGTCCGACATCGCCTATGTGAACGCCCACGGCACCGGCACGGTGGCCAACGAGGTTTCCGAAAGCGAAGCATTGCGGAACCTGTTTGGAAACCGGCTCGGCGACGTCCTCGTGTCTTCCACCAAGCCTATCCATGGCCATGCGCTGGGTGCTGCCGGCGCCATAGAGTTTATCGTCACGGTGAAGGCGTTGCGCGAGCGGCTTGCGCCTCCGACAATCAACTTTACGAGCATTGACCCGAAGCTTGGCATAGACCCTGTGGCCAATATAGCCCGGGCATTTGATGGCGCGGCCGATGCCTGCCTTTCAAATTCCTTTGCCTTTGGCGGCATAAATGCCTCGCTACTGGTAAAACGTTTCGCCGCCCCGGTTTGA
- a CDS encoding MaoC family dehydratase: MIPIAPRRARIDEDAARSMSIVLAQTIGLDVSGVSATIPFIYPLRIVAETASAQIRHHVDVTNGQIAIHESQSIRCERVLVAADDLTAAGELKADDAMVSISLNAETVGGGPAFSSATRLRVVPAAALIGETATAKIRPTVNAVAPVIVSQRVTSDLVLAYAQAAGDFNPLHTDIQFVRSLEIPERVVPGMLLAGLAEPVVAHLGLGHLLELRTRFLAPCFVGERISITVLDVQAIPQATRRLRIAIALHEGPLVCISDVSLRDD, from the coding sequence ATGATCCCCATAGCGCCTCGTCGCGCGCGAATCGACGAAGATGCGGCGCGCAGCATGTCCATTGTCTTGGCCCAGACAATCGGATTGGACGTCTCAGGGGTTTCGGCAACAATACCCTTCATCTATCCCTTGCGTATTGTCGCCGAGACGGCTTCCGCGCAGATCCGGCACCATGTCGACGTGACCAACGGCCAGATCGCCATTCATGAGTCGCAGTCGATCAGATGCGAGCGCGTCCTCGTGGCCGCCGACGACCTGACGGCCGCAGGGGAACTCAAGGCCGATGACGCCATGGTGAGCATCTCCTTGAACGCCGAAACGGTTGGAGGCGGACCGGCATTCTCTTCGGCTACGAGGCTTCGGGTGGTGCCTGCGGCGGCATTGATCGGCGAGACTGCCACGGCCAAGATACGCCCGACCGTAAACGCCGTCGCACCAGTTATTGTGTCGCAACGGGTGACATCCGATCTCGTCTTGGCCTATGCGCAGGCCGCAGGCGACTTTAACCCCCTACACACCGACATACAGTTCGTCCGTTCCCTTGAAATACCGGAACGTGTCGTGCCTGGAATGCTGCTGGCCGGGTTGGCTGAGCCGGTAGTTGCGCATCTTGGCTTGGGACATTTGCTGGAGCTCAGGACCCGTTTTCTGGCGCCGTGTTTCGTCGGCGAACGCATCAGCATCACGGTTTTGGACGTGCAAGCCATTCCGCAGGCCACGCGTAGGCTCCGCATTGCCATTGCACTGCATGAAGGACCTCTCGTCTGCATCAGTGATGTTAGCTTGAGGGATGACTAG